A single Vampirovibrionales bacterium DNA region contains:
- a CDS encoding phage terminase large subunit family protein, whose product MMMTWETALNRTSKAALKAIKPPPKLTVSEWANQFLQLSAEDSAEPGQFSTDRAPYQKGIMDAVSERGIHTVVVKSSAQIGKTAILKAIIGFHVDQDPAPILMLQPTEHMAEAFSKDRLAPMIRDTPALKDKIADPRSRDSGNSILHKRFAGGHITLAGSNSPAGLASRPIRIVLCDEVDRYPASAGSEGDPVNLAIKRTATFWNRRIVLTSTPTIKGASRIDMAYENSDQRHFYVPCPHCETFHVFRWENCRWPPGSPDRAVMVCQECAAEIAESYKPNLLAHGDWRAEMPFNGVAGFHINELYSPWRKWADIAREFLFAKQDPQLLKTWVNTSLGESWEEDAEKADPDSLMGRRENYGKDQIPERILYLTAGVDVQGDRLEAEIVGWRASSRDEAPESWGIEYRVFHGDPAKNEVWNDVDEFLLGIYQTESGRKLRVMAGCVDSGGHHTAQVYAFCGARIGRHIYPTKGMPGAKPIWTPKAAKSKKYNANVWHVGADSGKDAWYARLKIKEAGPGYCHFPLDYDKHYFEMLTSEQVRTKYIKGRPIREWFLPANRRNEALDIRVLALAALLARPIDWTAIDRSRPIQSAPAPKATIRTGNSSFIRRQTGTPWLR is encoded by the coding sequence GCGCCCTATCAAAAAGGCATCATGGACGCGGTATCCGAGAGAGGAATTCACACCGTTGTCGTTAAAAGTAGCGCACAAATCGGGAAAACAGCGATTCTGAAAGCGATCATTGGCTTTCATGTCGATCAAGACCCCGCGCCTATTCTCATGCTCCAGCCGACTGAGCATATGGCTGAGGCTTTCTCGAAAGACCGCCTTGCGCCGATGATTCGGGACACGCCGGCACTCAAAGACAAGATAGCCGACCCCCGCTCCCGTGATTCCGGGAACTCCATCCTGCACAAACGATTCGCTGGCGGGCACATTACTCTTGCCGGATCGAATTCCCCTGCTGGCCTCGCCAGTCGCCCGATTCGCATTGTCCTTTGCGACGAAGTAGACCGTTATCCAGCCAGTGCCGGCAGCGAAGGCGATCCAGTTAATTTAGCGATCAAGAGAACGGCAACGTTCTGGAATCGCCGGATTGTCCTGACTTCAACTCCAACGATTAAAGGCGCGTCTCGCATCGATATGGCGTATGAGAATAGCGACCAACGCCATTTTTACGTGCCTTGCCCGCATTGCGAAACCTTCCATGTATTCAGATGGGAAAACTGCCGATGGCCTCCCGGCTCACCAGATAGAGCAGTCATGGTATGCCAGGAATGCGCCGCAGAAATAGCAGAATCCTATAAACCCAATCTTCTTGCCCATGGCGATTGGCGCGCGGAAATGCCTTTTAATGGAGTCGCCGGGTTTCATATCAATGAACTCTATAGCCCATGGCGGAAATGGGCTGATATTGCGAGAGAGTTTTTATTTGCAAAGCAAGACCCACAATTGCTCAAGACCTGGGTGAATACCAGTCTCGGCGAATCGTGGGAGGAAGACGCCGAAAAGGCCGATCCTGACTCACTGATGGGGCGTCGCGAGAATTACGGCAAGGATCAAATACCAGAAAGAATCCTGTATTTGACCGCTGGCGTGGACGTGCAAGGGGACCGCCTGGAAGCTGAGATTGTCGGCTGGCGGGCATCGTCGCGGGATGAAGCACCGGAGTCTTGGGGTATTGAGTATCGAGTATTTCATGGCGATCCGGCCAAAAATGAAGTCTGGAATGACGTTGATGAGTTTCTGTTAGGCATCTACCAGACCGAATCGGGCAGAAAATTGCGCGTCATGGCCGGTTGCGTTGACTCTGGCGGGCATCATACCGCGCAAGTTTACGCATTTTGTGGTGCTCGGATTGGCCGGCATATCTACCCGACAAAAGGAATGCCTGGAGCAAAGCCGATTTGGACGCCAAAGGCCGCAAAGAGCAAAAAATACAATGCGAATGTATGGCACGTTGGCGCTGATTCCGGGAAAGATGCGTGGTATGCACGACTCAAGATTAAGGAGGCCGGTCCAGGCTATTGCCATTTCCCGCTGGATTATGATAAACATTACTTTGAAATGCTGACTTCAGAACAGGTTAGAACGAAGTATATTAAGGGGCGACCAATCCGAGAATGGTTTCTTCCCGCAAACCGACGAAATGAAGCGCTTGATATTCGCGTCTTGGCGCTGGCGGCATTACTCGCAAGGCCGATTGACTGGACCGCCATAGATCGTTCTCGGCCTATTCAGTCAGCGCCAGCGCCAAAGGCCACAATCCGTACTGGCAACAGTTCATTCATCCGCAGACAAACAGGCACTCCATGGCTGAGATAA
- a CDS encoding H-NS histone family protein: MDLTHVATDELLAQKKEIEEELLWRIDEELQKIDARRSQLLAMKPTVKPEEKKKRAKSSRPPKYRNPTNPEQTWTGLGQAPAWVDVVGRGVCLIRKEG; the protein is encoded by the coding sequence ATGGATTTGACGCATGTTGCTACCGATGAGCTTCTAGCTCAAAAGAAAGAAATCGAAGAGGAACTGCTTTGGCGGATCGACGAAGAATTGCAAAAGATCGATGCCCGCCGTTCGCAATTGCTGGCGATGAAGCCGACCGTGAAGCCGGAAGAGAAGAAAAAGCGCGCGAAGTCTTCGCGCCCGCCCAAGTATCGCAACCCTACCAATCCAGAACAGACCTGGACCGGCCTCGGCCAAGCGCCGGCGTGGGTCGATGTGGTGGGGCGTGGTGTTTGTTTGATTCGTAAAGAGGGCTAA
- a CDS encoding H-NS histone family protein, with translation MFTGQHSIATENTIMGDAPRPIERRPILPTLEGMSFGDLRYIADSIAEYAGEVQAMLEQKRKERIAELKAQVEADKARAAATEAELAALCPQPVKMVNPSTPKYRDPAKPECTWAGRGKQPGWLKEKLEAGASLEDFLVDKPTTPSSSDDPGF, from the coding sequence ATGTTTACTGGACAGCATTCCATTGCTACTGAAAATACGATCATGGGCGACGCGCCGCGACCCATCGAACGCCGGCCGATCCTTCCGACGCTGGAAGGCATGAGTTTCGGCGATCTGCGGTATATCGCCGATTCCATCGCCGAATATGCCGGCGAGGTCCAGGCGATGCTGGAACAGAAGCGCAAAGAACGCATCGCAGAGTTGAAGGCTCAGGTTGAAGCCGACAAGGCCAGAGCGGCGGCAACGGAAGCGGAACTCGCCGCGCTTTGCCCGCAACCGGTGAAGATGGTCAACCCGTCCACGCCGAAATACCGCGATCCGGCGAAGCCAGAATGCACCTGGGCCGGGCGCGGTAAGCAACCTGGCTGGCTGAAGGAAAAGCTGGAAGCCGGCGCCAGCCTGGAAGATTTTCTGGTGGACAAGCCGACCACGCCGAGTTCGTCGGACGATCCGGGTTTCTGA
- a CDS encoding phage portal protein — protein MDALTRLIAYVAPSWAASRMLALGRLASAQRYYDAATATSQHPRRGNAASADAVMDRAKGNLREYGRWLDENHDLAIGVLDDLVTNIIGAGAGIEPMARNMRTREPATDLNKQLAELWEEFWQYPEVTGELPGSEMERIVCRSFLRDGEVFAQHVNKAVAPYASRIPYALEWLESDFVPFDLTDASRLIVHGVQKDGWGRAIGYYVLKQHPGSLILPGSRFDTVFLRAENMMHLKLVKRLHQTRGVSIFHGVLTRLDDLKDYEESERIAARVAAALTAFIKRDSALSDTVTTTMTGEESQTGSRSFSMEPGLIFDGLQPGEDVGVIDSKRPNPNLELFRNSQLRAIASGTGTRFSSIAKNYNGTYSAQRQELVETVAHYRRIFDYLREKFYLPVWRRFIDASRLSGLLRVPAGVDEMSLYRPEIRPPQIPWIDPKKEIEAFQAMVEAGFRSRQQVIRDLGGDPATVDAQLMADPLDVRPPLDSQPKQQTQKALQVQDEAA, from the coding sequence ATGGACGCGCTAACCCGCCTGATTGCCTACGTTGCGCCTTCCTGGGCAGCTTCCCGGATGCTGGCACTCGGTCGGCTGGCCAGCGCACAACGCTATTATGACGCCGCCACAGCCACCTCTCAGCACCCCCGACGCGGCAACGCGGCAAGCGCGGACGCCGTGATGGACCGCGCCAAGGGCAACTTGCGCGAGTATGGCCGCTGGCTGGATGAGAATCACGACCTCGCAATCGGCGTGCTGGATGATCTAGTAACGAACATCATCGGCGCGGGCGCGGGTATCGAGCCGATGGCGCGGAATATGCGCACTCGCGAGCCGGCGACGGACCTCAATAAGCAACTTGCGGAACTATGGGAAGAGTTTTGGCAATACCCCGAAGTCACCGGTGAATTGCCCGGCAGCGAAATGGAGCGGATTGTTTGTCGCTCATTTCTGCGGGATGGAGAGGTATTTGCTCAGCACGTCAATAAAGCTGTTGCGCCTTACGCCAGTCGAATTCCTTATGCGCTGGAATGGCTCGAATCTGATTTTGTCCCATTCGATCTAACCGACGCATCCCGCCTGATTGTTCATGGCGTGCAAAAAGACGGATGGGGCCGCGCGATTGGCTATTACGTTCTCAAGCAGCATCCTGGTTCGCTGATTCTTCCCGGTTCAAGATTCGATACCGTTTTCCTTCGCGCTGAAAACATGATGCACCTCAAGCTGGTGAAACGATTGCACCAGACGCGCGGAGTATCGATTTTCCATGGCGTGCTGACTCGGCTGGACGATCTCAAGGATTACGAAGAGAGCGAAAGAATCGCCGCGCGGGTTGCCGCCGCACTCACCGCTTTCATTAAGCGCGATTCGGCGCTGTCGGATACCGTTACCACGACGATGACGGGCGAAGAGAGTCAGACCGGGAGCCGTTCGTTTTCCATGGAGCCTGGGCTTATCTTCGACGGCTTGCAGCCCGGCGAAGACGTAGGGGTTATCGACTCCAAGCGCCCAAATCCGAATCTTGAACTCTTCCGTAATTCGCAACTGCGGGCGATTGCATCCGGCACCGGAACGCGTTTTTCCAGCATCGCCAAGAATTACAACGGTACGTATTCTGCGCAACGGCAAGAACTGGTCGAAACGGTCGCGCATTACCGCCGCATTTTCGATTACCTACGCGAGAAATTCTATTTGCCGGTCTGGCGGCGCTTTATTGATGCGTCTCGGCTTTCTGGGCTTTTGCGTGTACCGGCTGGCGTGGATGAAATGAGCCTCTATCGTCCTGAAATCCGCCCGCCGCAAATCCCGTGGATCGATCCAAAGAAAGAGATAGAAGCCTTTCAGGCGATGGTTGAGGCTGGGTTTAGAAGTCGGCAACAGGTTATTCGGGACTTGGGCGGCGATCCTGCAACGGTTGACGCGCAACTCATGGCCGATCCGTTGGACGTGCGCCCGCCGCTGGATTCGCAGCCGAAACAGCAAACGCAAAAAGCGCTACAAGTACAGGACGAAGCGGCATGA
- a CDS encoding DUF2190 family protein: MAQSLSEGEVFNYTTTGAVANGELRVINRMVGVALNSATGSGQKIAIALEGVFSVAAVATGAKTAGNRVFYRTTGSQFKAAFASGVATGGKHTIGTVWETATAASTTCKVKLIGGPIGVLA, from the coding sequence ATGGCTCAAAGTCTTTCTGAAGGCGAAGTTTTCAACTATACGACCACTGGTGCGGTTGCTAATGGTGAGTTGCGCGTCATTAATCGCATGGTCGGAGTGGCGCTGAATTCCGCCACTGGTTCTGGTCAGAAAATCGCTATTGCGCTGGAAGGCGTCTTTTCGGTCGCCGCTGTTGCGACGGGCGCGAAAACCGCCGGGAATCGCGTGTTCTATCGCACCACCGGTTCGCAGTTTAAAGCGGCTTTTGCATCCGGCGTCGCCACCGGTGGCAAGCACACGATTGGAACGGTTTGGGAAACCGCTACCGCCGCTTCCACGACTTGCAAAGTCAAGTTGATCGGCGGCCCGATTGGAGTGCTGGCGTAA
- a CDS encoding phage tail tape measure protein, which yields MANLQSVVELIFRGVDQVSDTTQSVSNKLAALGEAGSTITAPLADATKSVLAFEASVITAGATVLGFAINEADKFDEAFREITTLVKEPIGNLQEFRTQILAYAADSTQSLDQVTKATYNAISQGISYQDSLKAVALAEKLAVGGKAELNDSLQFLVGTLNAYGQGIDQAEKYSDIFFTTVRLGKTTIPELSASIGGVTGVAANGGVAVEQLGAAIATLTSAGINTAEGFTALKATISAILAPGEQAKKLADDLGINFNEAGLKSLGFAGVLDQVKEKLDSQRIS from the coding sequence ATGGCTAATCTGCAAAGCGTTGTCGAGCTTATTTTTCGTGGCGTCGATCAAGTATCGGATACTACGCAAAGCGTATCTAACAAACTGGCCGCACTTGGAGAGGCGGGGTCAACGATTACCGCGCCGCTTGCCGATGCGACAAAAAGCGTTTTGGCTTTTGAGGCTTCGGTTATTACTGCCGGCGCTACTGTATTGGGCTTTGCAATTAATGAAGCAGATAAGTTCGATGAGGCATTTAGGGAAATTACAACTCTAGTCAAAGAGCCAATAGGAAATCTACAAGAATTTAGAACTCAAATTTTAGCTTATGCTGCTGATAGCACGCAAAGTCTCGATCAAGTAACAAAAGCAACGTATAACGCGATTTCTCAAGGTATATCCTATCAAGATTCATTAAAAGCCGTTGCGCTTGCTGAAAAGCTAGCGGTTGGCGGTAAGGCTGAATTAAACGATTCACTGCAATTTCTTGTCGGTACGCTAAATGCGTATGGGCAAGGCATCGATCAAGCTGAAAAATATAGCGATATATTCTTTACTACCGTTCGGCTTGGAAAGACAACTATTCCAGAACTTAGCGCAAGCATTGGCGGCGTCACCGGCGTTGCTGCTAATGGCGGCGTTGCTGTTGAACAGCTAGGCGCGGCGATTGCTACGCTAACCAGCGCCGGAATTAACACAGCGGAAGGATTTACCGCACTCAAGGCAACAATTAGCGCAATCCTAGCGCCTGGAGAACAGGCAAAGAAACTTGCCGACGATTTGGGGATTAATTTCAACGAGGCCGGATTAAAATCGCTTGGATTCGCTGGCGTATTGGATCAAGTTAAGGAAAAACTGGACTCTCAGCGGATAAGTTAA
- a CDS encoding SBBP repeat-containing protein — MAYYIAVGGLRNASNITHRLFIDGTSSPLYSFDHYGEINAVAYDSYGNWYAAGKAQLDTSDYSGVYTVRKYDIDGNLLWRRYYHTTTLYGIAVNDAGDVIVVGASSGGKSILKFDSSGTEQWSADHGAATYCVALDSSGNVYVGGAVSSSVSIRKYNSSGTQQWTANHAATVRGICLDSSGNVYVCGDTASGPYNVRQYDNDGTLNWSRNYLYSATSGTVYGIRADSSQNTYICGKTSGVFGLVRKYNSSGTIQYDSTYGGGSDLNATPYGIFLTPESDVYVCGIRSASVGEIEKYNSSGTYQTEYTNAGRLNAICAFQIATITGVPALALTFALGVPGGGRAYEVPGLPLAYSLAIPTSTAPPVPPLGDGQVIYRCYLTGASLIELPIESIECRRRRNQSTWLLLSVPTVTTAQRAAILAAVNVGQLVIYSGLRAGDGTETLGEFLRATLTETDETLEPWGASMVLTARVAAVLETLQTRSLEGVYQRSDASGRKSISCVKVNPILRPGDTVTDGDWSFVADSVTYKISALSSDMTVREAP, encoded by the coding sequence ATGGCCTACTATATCGCGGTTGGCGGCTTGCGGAATGCGTCTAATATCACACACCGGCTATTCATTGATGGCACGTCTAGCCCGCTATATTCATTCGATCATTACGGCGAAATCAATGCAGTCGCTTATGACTCGTATGGAAATTGGTATGCCGCTGGTAAAGCGCAACTAGATACTAGTGACTATAGCGGCGTCTATACCGTCAGAAAGTACGACATTGACGGCAATCTATTATGGCGTCGGTACTATCACACAACGACACTCTACGGGATAGCGGTTAATGACGCTGGCGACGTTATCGTTGTCGGAGCGTCATCAGGCGGGAAAAGCATTCTCAAGTTTGATTCGTCAGGCACTGAACAATGGAGCGCTGACCACGGGGCGGCCACTTATTGCGTGGCGCTGGACTCTAGCGGTAATGTTTATGTGGGCGGCGCGGTTTCGAGTAGCGTCTCTATTCGCAAATACAACTCAAGCGGCACTCAGCAATGGACGGCTAATCATGCTGCAACGGTGCGCGGAATTTGTCTTGACTCTAGCGGGAATGTTTACGTCTGCGGAGATACAGCCAGCGGTCCTTACAATGTCAGACAGTATGATAATGATGGGACTCTGAATTGGTCTAGGAATTATTTATACTCAGCAACAAGCGGAACGGTTTACGGAATTCGGGCTGATTCAAGTCAAAATACTTACATTTGCGGAAAGACCAGCGGCGTATTCGGATTAGTCAGAAAATACAATTCCAGCGGCACTATTCAATACGATTCGACGTATGGAGGCGGAAGCGATTTAAACGCCACTCCTTACGGGATTTTCTTGACGCCGGAAAGCGATGTTTATGTGTGCGGCATTCGATCCGCCAGCGTCGGGGAAATTGAAAAGTACAATTCCAGCGGGACTTATCAGACTGAGTACACGAACGCCGGTCGGCTCAATGCTATTTGCGCTTTCCAGATTGCGACGATTACCGGTGTCCCCGCGCTGGCGCTAACTTTCGCGTTGGGAGTGCCCGGCGGTGGACGGGCCTACGAAGTTCCTGGATTGCCGCTGGCCTACTCGCTGGCGATCCCAACTAGTACCGCACCGCCCGTCCCCCCGTTGGGTGATGGGCAAGTCATCTACCGCTGCTATCTCACCGGGGCCAGCTTGATCGAGCTGCCTATCGAATCCATTGAATGCCGGCGAAGACGCAATCAGAGTACGTGGTTGCTGCTGTCGGTTCCCACTGTGACCACGGCACAGCGAGCGGCAATCCTGGCGGCGGTAAACGTGGGCCAGTTGGTCATCTATTCCGGTTTGCGGGCCGGCGATGGGACCGAAACGCTAGGCGAGTTTCTGCGGGCGACGCTGACTGAAACCGACGAAACTTTGGAGCCGTGGGGCGCTTCCATGGTCTTAACCGCGCGGGTGGCGGCGGTGCTGGAAACCTTGCAGACTCGATCACTGGAAGGCGTCTACCAACGATCCGATGCTAGCGGGAGAAAGTCTATTTCATGCGTCAAGGTAAATCCGATCTTACGTCCAGGCGATACCGTGACGGACGGCGATTGGTCATTCGTGGCTGACTCAGTGACCTACAAAATATCGGCGCTCAGTAGCGATATGACCGTGCGGGAAGCGCCGTAA
- a CDS encoding CAP domain-containing protein, whose amino-acid sequence MGKAIITANVGDGLYKARPLYDLTRLNKELDKLNTDQAEYYALLGKAVLSLSLLEDETEIARRAMNEVINQWQQDLLNTENPPPIEPPTEDDPETGMPWEPQDKAQYGPLEDAINAARTGAGKSALTRDDDLDFAARRHAWDMSGHRLMGHIGSDKSVPTSRVAFTGYQADFVVEMVACGAFTAGSAVAQWAINSASPIYSDSATQVGVAYTYSSGHPATHLWVALLANPDPDPDPSPPAVTYPDDPAQKTAREQEAGMEKIEPPKTEVLAQPDKLTDVVRKFGIAAGKEAAARREVKRLLAEYDIRSTRISELQALKTSLNTLEYDVWSTFYTEALTVGQEIETAEPPGYWRDDATPTVVAGGGVYPHNYLYTERPWNIAAFDSAQVKPGKLASSVPLSPEAVYYNACLEPGHLKWKPLWRYGTITRLDKPGNLCDLALEVVTARLFIDEGTALDLNEAETLTNVVISYPPCNGYGFEEGDEVLILFEGHDRASPKVVGFRRAPRDCNGREDWLQL is encoded by the coding sequence ATGGGCAAGGCGATCATTACCGCCAACGTGGGCGACGGGCTGTATAAAGCGCGTCCACTCTACGACTTGACGCGGCTGAACAAAGAACTAGACAAGCTCAATACCGATCAAGCTGAATATTACGCACTACTCGGAAAAGCGGTCCTGTCGCTGTCACTGCTAGAAGATGAAACGGAAATCGCCCGCCGCGCGATGAACGAGGTCATCAATCAATGGCAACAGGACTTGCTTAATACCGAAAACCCGCCTCCCATCGAGCCGCCCACGGAAGATGATCCAGAAACCGGGATGCCTTGGGAGCCGCAAGACAAAGCGCAATATGGGCCACTGGAAGACGCCATAAACGCCGCGCGTACCGGGGCCGGAAAGTCTGCGCTCACCCGCGACGATGACCTTGATTTCGCAGCCCGTAGGCACGCATGGGACATGTCAGGGCACCGGCTCATGGGGCACATTGGCAGCGACAAGAGCGTGCCCACAAGCCGGGTCGCGTTCACTGGCTACCAAGCAGATTTCGTGGTGGAGATGGTCGCGTGCGGGGCATTCACTGCCGGGAGCGCGGTCGCTCAATGGGCCATAAACAGCGCGTCGCCTATCTACAGCGATTCAGCGACTCAGGTAGGGGTAGCCTACACCTACAGTTCTGGACACCCCGCTACGCACCTCTGGGTAGCGCTGCTGGCCAATCCTGACCCAGACCCCGACCCGTCGCCGCCGGCCGTCACTTATCCAGATGATCCAGCGCAAAAGACCGCACGGGAGCAAGAGGCCGGCATGGAAAAGATCGAGCCGCCAAAGACTGAAGTGCTGGCCCAGCCTGACAAGCTCACGGACGTTGTGCGCAAGTTCGGAATCGCCGCAGGCAAGGAAGCGGCGGCACGGCGCGAGGTCAAGCGGTTGCTGGCTGAGTACGATATTCGCTCCACGCGAATCAGCGAACTGCAAGCCCTGAAGACCTCTTTGAACACGCTGGAATACGATGTTTGGAGCACCTTCTATACTGAAGCGCTGACAGTTGGGCAAGAGATTGAAACCGCTGAACCACCGGGATACTGGCGGGATGATGCGACTCCCACGGTTGTTGCTGGCGGCGGTGTGTATCCACACAACTATCTATACACAGAACGACCTTGGAATATAGCCGCGTTCGACTCGGCTCAGGTCAAGCCGGGCAAGCTGGCATCGTCGGTCCCGCTATCGCCGGAAGCCGTCTACTATAATGCCTGCCTAGAGCCTGGGCACCTGAAATGGAAGCCGCTATGGCGCTACGGGACCATCACGCGCCTGGACAAGCCGGGGAATCTGTGCGATCTGGCACTAGAAGTCGTGACGGCGCGGCTGTTCATTGATGAAGGAACCGCGCTTGACTTGAATGAAGCGGAGACGCTGACCAACGTAGTGATCTCTTACCCGCCCTGCAACGGGTACGGGTTCGAGGAAGGCGACGAGGTGCTGATTCTCTTCGAAGGCCATGACCGGGCTAGCCCGAAAGTCGTTGGGTTCCGCCGCGCGCCGCGCGATTGCAACGGAAGAGAGGATTGGTTGCAGCTTTAA
- a CDS encoding DUF1643 domain-containing protein — protein MERTATFSPCRTWRYSLLRRWAPGDYAMFIGLNPSTADETQDDPTVRRCIRYAQSWGYGALYMTNIFAYRSTDPLVMKRFDDPIGPKNDTALIRLAADAGIVIAAWGVHGEHMGRGNAVRRFLHRMHVLKLTKGGYPCHPLYLKADLKPQPWE, from the coding sequence ATCGAACGCACTGCCACATTCAGCCCATGCCGCACATGGCGCTATTCGCTGTTGCGGCGCTGGGCACCCGGTGACTATGCAATGTTCATCGGCCTGAATCCATCCACGGCGGACGAAACACAAGACGATCCGACCGTCCGCCGCTGCATCCGGTACGCGCAATCATGGGGATACGGCGCGCTGTACATGACGAATATCTTTGCTTATCGTTCGACCGATCCGCTCGTGATGAAGCGGTTTGACGATCCGATTGGCCCCAAGAACGACACGGCGTTGATTCGGCTGGCGGCGGACGCGGGAATCGTGATCGCGGCTTGGGGAGTGCATGGGGAGCACATGGGGCGCGGGAATGCAGTACGGCGGTTCCTGCACCGAATGCACGTCCTGAAACTGACAAAGGGCGGCTATCCGTGCCATCCTCTCTATCTGAAAGCGGATTTGAAGCCGCAACCTTGGGAGTAG
- a CDS encoding AAA family ATPase yields the protein MNTADYVIELDNIGAIRSAKILIPKDGGVVVLTGRNGSGKSTALDAIQSAMTGKGKPPITDMAKSGSVSVAGVTMKVSRSVRRQGELQVETLEGRLSIADLVDPGFVDPERADSKRIKALVGLSKADISKGDLHGFPENLTKDLSLDDPVSAMAELRKRLNIGANEYEKFSAKDEAAATAIIESLAGDLNTPIDPAATQERVTAAIRALDALQKQAELAEAAKVRIEAAMERLEELPAVDLDKALQEADRLEVETAQKKARALQLKFEYEAALAQYKQSAEDLRIAGAHYDSKSEQAKLREELARQIHESHVDPPSAAALSAATSELEAAKAAQAKAAQQQVMMQQRERADALILTAQEYAEEAKELREKARQTDEVLSEIVAEIPACPLRVIDGRLVTNTKRGATFYADLSAGERWRIALDIAIQAVGTGGLLVIPQEAWEGLDPENRAAIDAQAKTAKVVVLTAECSADDGIVAVKQ from the coding sequence ATGAACACAGCAGATTATGTGATTGAACTAGACAATATTGGTGCGATACGGTCGGCCAAGATTTTGATCCCGAAAGACGGCGGGGTCGTGGTGCTCACCGGACGCAACGGCAGCGGAAAATCCACCGCGCTTGATGCTATCCAATCCGCGATGACGGGAAAAGGAAAGCCGCCGATCACGGACATGGCTAAAAGTGGCTCCGTCAGCGTGGCCGGCGTCACGATGAAGGTATCCAGGTCGGTGCGTCGGCAAGGGGAACTCCAGGTCGAGACCCTGGAGGGGCGTCTATCCATCGCCGATCTCGTGGACCCCGGCTTTGTTGACCCTGAACGCGCCGACTCCAAGCGCATCAAGGCGCTGGTTGGACTCTCGAAAGCCGACATCAGCAAGGGCGACCTGCACGGGTTTCCAGAGAATCTGACCAAAGATCTGAGTCTGGATGATCCGGTTTCGGCCATGGCTGAGTTGCGGAAGCGGCTGAACATCGGCGCGAATGAGTACGAGAAGTTCAGCGCGAAGGACGAAGCAGCGGCGACAGCCATCATCGAATCGCTGGCCGGCGACCTGAATACGCCCATCGATCCGGCGGCGACGCAAGAGCGAGTCACGGCGGCGATTCGGGCGCTGGACGCCCTACAAAAACAGGCTGAACTAGCGGAAGCGGCCAAGGTTCGGATCGAGGCGGCGATGGAGCGTCTGGAAGAGTTGCCGGCAGTCGATCTTGACAAGGCGCTGCAAGAAGCGGATCGACTTGAAGTCGAGACAGCACAAAAAAAGGCGCGTGCGCTGCAACTGAAATTTGAATACGAAGCGGCCCTCGCGCAATACAAGCAAAGCGCTGAAGACCTTCGCATTGCTGGCGCTCATTACGACTCCAAGTCTGAGCAAGCCAAATTGCGAGAAGAACTGGCTCGGCAAATCCATGAATCGCATGTCGATCCGCCCTCCGCCGCTGCACTCTCCGCCGCCACTTCGGAACTGGAAGCAGCCAAGGCCGCGCAAGCCAAGGCCGCCCAACAACAGGTCATGATGCAACAGCGGGAGCGGGCGGACGCCTTGATCCTGACTGCCCAGGAGTACGCCGAAGAGGCGAAGGAGCTGCGGGAAAAGGCTAGGCAGACGGATGAGGTGCTCTCTGAGATCGTCGCGGAGATTCCGGCGTGTCCGCTGCGAGTCATCGATGGCCGGCTCGTGACGAACACGAAGCGCGGAGCCACATTCTATGCCGACTTGTCAGCCGGCGAACGGTGGCGTATCGCCCTGGACATCGCGATTCAGGCGGTTGGAACCGGTGGCCTGCTGGTCATCCCACAAGAGGCTTGGGAGGGTCTGGACCCAGAGAACCGCGCCGCGATTGACGCACAAGCCAAGACTGCGAAAGTGGTGGTGCTCACGGCAGAATGCAGCGCGGACGATGGGATTGTGGCGGTTAAGCAGTAA